Proteins from a single region of Terriglobia bacterium:
- a CDS encoding VWA domain-containing protein, with protein sequence MAARIKGILVLCLLGFLCAVPRSNAQQVIAPQKADQPFTLSVDSQLVVENVIVKDKDGKDIEGLTAKDFTVTEDNVPQTIGLFQFQRMEDAPAPGQKAAGAATAAITTPVEIVRPPVATQITPPPNGDKRYDGRRLMVLFFDMQNVSPPDQLRAFTAADKFIRTQMKKPDLVAIMAFTNGAVKVLQDFTNDQEALFTVLGKLIYPDDSDNLTADSTSAFGQDMGEFNIFNTDRQLAALQTAVNMLKNLNEEKSFVYFASGLNLNGTDNQAQLRATINAAIRSNVKFFPVDARGLVALMPLGDATTPSRSGNGAFTGQTAMAAISRFQVSQDSLYALAKDTGGEALLDNNDLSVGIVKAEQAITSYYIIGYYSSNTNLDGKFRRVKVSLKETQTAKLDYRQGYYAGKTFNKYTTADKERQLEDALMLGDPITDITIAMEVNFFQLNRAEYFVPIDVKIPGSELVLAKSGGATEKTLIDFIGEVKDDYGTTIQNLRDKVDTKVSGETASDLGKRPIEYHTGFTLLPGKYQIKFLARDAETGRIGTYQASFTVPNLMKEEKRIPISSVVLSSQRVDMKDALYNAAKDKNAAAAAIAVDPMIVEGQRLIPSVTRVFSKNRDMYVYLQAYERTATTTEPLVAFVTFYRGQTKAFETTPLQVVDGLDPKSKALPLKFSLSLSKLPVGEYNCQVTVLDPMGQKVAFWQAPVMLVN encoded by the coding sequence ATGGCCGCAAGAATCAAAGGTATCCTCGTTTTATGCCTTTTGGGTTTCCTTTGCGCCGTTCCAAGATCGAATGCCCAGCAGGTTATCGCGCCACAGAAAGCGGATCAGCCCTTCACGCTCAGCGTGGATTCGCAACTGGTGGTCGAAAATGTGATCGTGAAGGATAAAGATGGTAAAGACATCGAGGGACTTACCGCCAAGGACTTCACGGTTACCGAAGACAACGTACCGCAAACCATAGGCCTTTTTCAGTTCCAGCGGATGGAAGACGCGCCGGCTCCCGGCCAGAAGGCTGCCGGCGCGGCAACTGCCGCAATAACAACGCCGGTTGAAATCGTGCGTCCTCCGGTGGCCACTCAGATCACACCGCCGCCCAACGGCGACAAGCGGTATGACGGCCGCCGGTTGATGGTTCTGTTCTTCGACATGCAGAACGTTTCCCCGCCGGATCAATTGCGCGCCTTCACGGCGGCAGACAAGTTCATCCGAACCCAGATGAAGAAGCCGGATCTGGTGGCGATCATGGCATTTACGAACGGCGCCGTGAAGGTGCTGCAGGACTTCACCAACGATCAGGAAGCTCTTTTCACCGTTCTCGGAAAGCTGATTTATCCCGATGACAGCGACAATTTGACGGCGGATTCGACCTCGGCGTTCGGTCAGGACATGGGTGAGTTCAACATATTCAATACCGACCGGCAGCTCGCCGCGCTTCAGACCGCCGTGAATATGCTGAAAAACCTGAATGAAGAAAAATCGTTCGTCTACTTCGCGAGCGGCTTGAATCTGAACGGAACCGACAACCAGGCGCAACTGCGCGCGACGATCAATGCTGCGATCCGCTCGAACGTCAAGTTCTTTCCTGTCGATGCCCGCGGCCTCGTCGCCCTGATGCCGCTGGGCGATGCGACAACGCCGTCTCGGAGCGGTAACGGCGCATTCACCGGTCAAACAGCGATGGCCGCGATATCGAGGTTCCAGGTCTCGCAGGACAGCCTTTACGCCCTGGCCAAGGATACCGGCGGCGAAGCGTTGCTCGATAACAATGATTTGTCGGTCGGAATCGTTAAAGCCGAACAGGCGATCACGAGCTATTACATTATCGGTTACTACTCGAGTAACACGAACCTCGACGGCAAGTTCAGGCGCGTCAAAGTCTCGCTCAAAGAAACCCAAACCGCGAAACTGGACTACCGGCAGGGATACTACGCCGGAAAGACATTCAATAAGTACACGACGGCCGACAAGGAGCGCCAACTGGAAGACGCCTTGATGCTCGGCGACCCGATCACAGACATCACCATCGCCATGGAAGTGAACTTCTTCCAGCTGAACCGCGCCGAATACTTCGTTCCCATCGACGTCAAGATCCCCGGAAGCGAACTCGTGCTGGCAAAGAGCGGAGGGGCGACTGAGAAAACCCTGATCGACTTTATCGGGGAAGTGAAAGACGATTACGGCACCACGATTCAGAACCTGCGCGACAAAGTCGATACCAAAGTCAGCGGTGAGACGGCGAGCGACCTGGGCAAGCGTCCGATCGAATATCACACCGGATTCACTCTCCTGCCCGGCAAGTACCAGATCAAATTCCTGGCGCGGGACGCGGAAACCGGGCGGATCGGAACCTACCAGGCGTCGTTCACCGTTCCCAATCTGATGAAGGAAGAGAAGCGCATTCCAATCAGTTCGGTTGTTCTGAGCAGCCAGCGCGTTGATATGAAGGATGCTCTTTATAATGCCGCGAAGGACAAAAACGCGGCTGCGGCAGCCATCGCTGTAGATCCTATGATTGTCGAAGGCCAGAGGCTGATTCCGAGCGTGACGCGGGTGTTCAGCAAGAACCGCGATATGTATGTCTATCTGCAGGCCTACGAACGCACTGCGACGACGACCGAGCCGCTGGTGGCATTCGTGACGTTCTATCGCGGCCAGACCAAAGCGTTCGAAACGACGCCTCTACAGGTCGTTGACGGGCTCGATCCGAAGTCGAAGGCGCTGCCGCTGAAATTCAGCCTGTCGCTTTCGAAGCTGCCCGTGGGTGAGTACAACTGCCAGGTCACGGTCCTGGATCCGATGGGACAGAAGGTCGCCTTCTGGCAGGCACCTGTCATGCTGGTGAATTAG
- a CDS encoding HAMP domain-containing sensor histidine kinase, translated as MSPGDPRRKRQILLFLAAILIPTAVLITLAMRLARQDAELAEKRSADQRRDALDELRRELAARLETIKLQELTRLSGESASREVPAGDFPVLFVAPLVQNRLILPWESTAPPAAEPEEFLQKQKEAEAREFLGNDFSGAFQAYTQAQAASSNPSGQCASSLSAARVLIKGERKPEAAAIYRSMLEKCASVEDADGMTFALYAAERLISLDLDSNPAREYIIKRVRSLRWLPPVQAYLMQSLLRDAASAEAKQAGDRLTSEIHDVEQILALANDLSRLGRIDFPFHANPGQSVWLAYGDEPWLITVMSTASFAPPVVLAISSKKVSPPGVTFTAAKSATSLPLGDGFVDLDVEWPAGRFAPATTVPPFLYAAGIVLILSVTLFAGYLLLRDVSREIEVAEMRSHFVASVSHELKTPLTAIRMFAETLAMGRATDERTRSEYLQTVVNESERLSRLVDNVLDFSRIERGKKIYRMQPVSLPEIVRAAAKTMQYPLTQQGFALTVSIEEQFPAVRADADALEQAILNLLANALKYSGDAREIELHLDHSKTDAIIKVVDRGIGIAGEDQNRIFEKFYRVRSAHAEGVPGTGLGLTLATHIVKAHGGRIEVSSEVGHGSTFYICLPLEQPEANA; from the coding sequence GTGAGCCCCGGCGATCCAAGGCGTAAGCGGCAGATTCTCCTTTTCCTGGCTGCCATCCTCATTCCGACCGCCGTATTAATTACCCTCGCCATGCGTCTGGCGCGGCAGGATGCCGAACTTGCCGAAAAGAGAAGCGCCGATCAGCGCCGGGACGCCCTGGACGAACTCCGGCGGGAGCTGGCGGCCCGGCTGGAAACGATCAAACTGCAGGAACTGACCCGGCTGTCCGGAGAATCCGCCTCTCGGGAAGTGCCGGCGGGCGACTTTCCGGTCTTGTTTGTCGCTCCGCTGGTTCAAAACCGGCTGATTCTGCCGTGGGAGAGCACGGCTCCGCCTGCTGCCGAGCCGGAAGAGTTTCTGCAAAAACAGAAAGAAGCCGAAGCCCGGGAATTTCTTGGAAACGACTTTTCCGGCGCCTTTCAGGCCTACACTCAAGCGCAGGCGGCGTCGTCCAACCCTTCCGGCCAATGCGCTTCGAGCCTTTCCGCGGCAAGAGTATTGATCAAAGGAGAAAGAAAGCCGGAAGCGGCCGCGATATACCGCTCGATGTTGGAAAAATGTGCATCCGTGGAGGATGCCGACGGCATGACTTTTGCTCTCTATGCTGCGGAACGACTGATCTCGCTCGATCTGGACTCCAACCCTGCCCGCGAATACATCATCAAGCGGGTCCGATCGCTGCGATGGCTGCCGCCGGTTCAAGCCTACCTGATGCAATCGTTGCTGCGGGATGCGGCCAGCGCGGAGGCGAAACAGGCGGGCGACAGGCTGACCTCCGAGATCCATGACGTTGAACAGATCCTGGCGCTCGCGAACGACCTGAGCCGGCTGGGTCGAATCGACTTCCCGTTTCACGCCAACCCGGGACAATCGGTGTGGCTGGCTTATGGGGACGAACCCTGGCTGATCACCGTGATGTCGACGGCGTCTTTCGCGCCTCCGGTGGTTCTCGCCATTTCCTCAAAGAAAGTTTCGCCTCCCGGGGTGACCTTCACGGCCGCAAAATCCGCGACTTCTCTGCCCTTGGGAGACGGCTTCGTCGATCTCGATGTCGAATGGCCCGCCGGGCGCTTCGCTCCCGCTACAACCGTGCCGCCATTTTTGTATGCCGCCGGAATTGTCCTGATTCTCAGCGTGACGCTGTTCGCCGGCTACCTTCTGCTGCGGGACGTCAGCCGGGAAATCGAAGTGGCGGAAATGCGATCGCACTTTGTCGCGAGCGTTTCCCATGAGTTGAAAACGCCGCTGACTGCGATTCGTATGTTCGCCGAGACCCTCGCGATGGGAAGAGCCACGGACGAACGGACCCGATCCGAATATCTCCAGACGGTCGTCAATGAAAGCGAACGCCTTTCCCGTCTCGTCGACAACGTACTCGATTTTTCCAGAATCGAACGCGGCAAGAAAATTTACCGGATGCAGCCGGTATCCCTTCCGGAAATCGTTCGCGCTGCCGCGAAAACCATGCAATACCCATTGACGCAACAGGGCTTCGCGCTGACGGTTTCGATCGAAGAGCAATTCCCTGCTGTTCGAGCCGATGCGGACGCCCTGGAACAGGCGATCCTGAACCTGCTCGCGAATGCACTGAAATACTCCGGCGATGCCCGGGAAATCGAGTTGCACCTCGACCACTCCAAGACCGATGCGATCATCAAGGTTGTCGACCGGGGTATCGGTATCGCCGGGGAAGACCAGAACCGGATATTCGAGAAGTTTTACCGCGTTCGTTCAGCGCACGCCGAAGGCGTTCCCGGCACGGGACTGGGACTCACTTTAGCCACCCATATCGTGAAGGCCCATGGCGGCCGTATCGAGGTGTCGAGCGAAGTCGGACACGGAAGCACCTTTTATATATGTCTGCCGCTGGAACAGCCGGAGGCGAACGCATGA
- the lpxD gene encoding UDP-3-O-(3-hydroxymyristoyl)glucosamine N-acyltransferase — protein MKLSDMAARLNCILKGDGALEISRVIGIDEAGTGDVTFVSNPKYAAKARTTKATAVIVSPDFPEIDKATLRSSNPYLTFARAVELFYQAPQPDRIVDAGARIAGSAQIGEGASIAPYVVIEDGVQIGKNCTLYPFVHISRGARIGDNFKAYAHVSVREFCRIGNNVILQDGVKVGTDGFGYAKKDDGSYYKIVQSGVVVIEDDVEVGANATIDRATIGETRIRRGAKVDNLVQVGHASDVGEDTLLCAQVGLAGSSKIGRSVILTGQVGVAGHLEIGDRVVATAQTGIPNSIEADKIVSGYPAIDNKLWLKSSAVFKRLPELLKRIEALEKKAGTQEAQKAQE, from the coding sequence GTGAAGCTATCCGACATGGCAGCGCGGCTGAATTGCATTCTGAAAGGCGATGGCGCGCTCGAAATCAGCAGAGTTATCGGAATCGACGAGGCCGGGACCGGAGATGTGACTTTCGTCTCCAATCCGAAATACGCGGCCAAGGCTCGGACGACGAAGGCCACCGCCGTCATCGTGTCGCCGGATTTCCCGGAAATCGACAAGGCCACGCTGCGGAGCTCCAACCCGTATCTGACATTTGCGCGGGCCGTTGAGCTCTTTTATCAAGCCCCGCAACCTGACCGGATTGTCGACGCCGGCGCCCGGATCGCCGGCTCGGCGCAGATTGGAGAGGGTGCCTCGATCGCACCCTATGTGGTTATCGAAGACGGCGTGCAGATCGGAAAGAACTGCACCTTGTATCCCTTCGTCCATATCTCACGCGGAGCCCGGATCGGAGACAATTTCAAAGCCTATGCGCACGTTTCCGTCCGCGAGTTCTGCAGGATCGGGAACAATGTCATCCTGCAGGACGGAGTGAAGGTCGGGACGGACGGCTTCGGTTACGCCAAAAAAGACGACGGCAGCTACTACAAAATCGTCCAATCAGGCGTCGTGGTGATTGAAGACGACGTGGAGGTCGGCGCAAATGCCACCATCGACCGCGCAACGATCGGCGAAACACGGATTCGCCGCGGAGCCAAAGTCGATAATCTCGTGCAGGTGGGCCATGCCTCGGATGTGGGCGAGGATACGCTGCTCTGCGCCCAGGTTGGGCTGGCGGGAAGCTCGAAGATCGGCCGCAGCGTGATCCTTACAGGCCAGGTCGGCGTTGCGGGTCACCTCGAAATCGGCGACCGCGTGGTGGCGACGGCGCAGACCGGTATTCCGAACTCGATTGAAGCGGATAAGATTGTTTCCGGGTATCCCGCGATTGATAACAAGCTCTGGCTGAAGAGCTCGGCGGTGTTTAAGCGTCTGCCGGAACTTTTGAAGCGGATCGAGGCCTTGGAAAAGAAGGCAGGAACACAAGAAGCACAAAAGGCACAAGAATAA
- a CDS encoding TIGR03435 family protein has protein sequence MRAGFLIVLAIIVVAIPIFSQATAGAKPSFEVATVKPSDPGQRGSMIGMQPGGRLVISHVPLRAMLTFAYSIRDFQVAGGPSWMTSDFWDVEARAEEGSIPQPAGPPDPGKPSPMAIRLQSLLEDRFQLKTHTETRDLPIYELTIAKSGLKMRLSDDQTPYKPPERGAPPPSPLQAGGQMPRYSLRTGRGNLEAVAMNETNIVQTLSSLVGRIVVDKTGLKGLYDAKLQWTPDPAPGGGSAGAAGPGPGGPAGPEPGPAIDPNGPSIFTALQEQLGLKLDSTKGPVDVIVVDNVQKPSEN, from the coding sequence ATGCGAGCGGGGTTCCTGATCGTTCTGGCGATCATTGTTGTTGCGATTCCTATCTTTAGTCAGGCGACCGCCGGTGCGAAGCCGTCATTTGAAGTTGCGACAGTTAAGCCGAGCGATCCCGGCCAGCGCGGAAGCATGATCGGGATGCAGCCGGGCGGTCGGCTGGTCATCAGCCACGTTCCCCTCCGCGCCATGCTGACGTTTGCTTACAGTATCCGTGACTTTCAGGTGGCGGGTGGCCCGAGTTGGATGACAAGCGACTTCTGGGATGTCGAAGCGCGGGCCGAGGAAGGCAGCATCCCGCAGCCGGCCGGACCGCCGGACCCAGGCAAGCCGAGTCCGATGGCAATCCGTCTTCAATCGCTTCTGGAAGATCGGTTCCAACTCAAGACTCACACTGAAACTCGGGACCTCCCGATCTATGAGCTTACGATCGCGAAAAGCGGCCTGAAGATGAGGCTTTCCGACGATCAGACGCCGTACAAGCCGCCCGAACGCGGCGCACCCCCTCCTTCACCATTACAAGCGGGCGGTCAGATGCCCCGCTACAGTTTGCGTACGGGAAGAGGGAATCTCGAAGCTGTCGCGATGAACGAGACCAACATCGTCCAGACGCTCTCATCGCTGGTTGGCCGGATCGTTGTGGATAAGACCGGATTGAAGGGGCTGTACGACGCGAAACTGCAGTGGACTCCGGACCCGGCTCCGGGCGGCGGCAGCGCGGGAGCGGCCGGGCCCGGTCCCGGAGGTCCTGCGGGACCGGAACCTGGGCCTGCGATTGACCCCAACGGACCATCGATCTTCACGGCTTTACAAGAACAACTGGGACTAAAATTGGATTCCACAAAGGGGCCGGTGGACGTCATCGTCGTCGATAACGTCCAGAAGCCTTCGGAGAATTAG
- the murJ gene encoding murein biosynthesis integral membrane protein MurJ, producing MSEHRHLLKSASLISAFTIISRIFGYIRDSRIAFLLGAGTAADAYTTAYRIPNLLRRLVGEGAVSAAFIPVFTRYIAENKEEDGWEFANTMLTVITICLTVITIAGILLSPLVVRLFAQGFSDTPGKLELTAALNRIMFPYIFLISLSALSMGILNSFHRFGAPAFAPIILNLTMIVFSFLGGLFGDVTRTLAVGVVVGGALQLTIQIPVLLKTGWRIRFRLDFHHPGVRQVVRLMVPVIFGAGIVQVNVLVGTQFASYLAEGSVTALYIADRVMEFVLGAYAVAVSTVILPLLSRQAALRQMDELKNTVNFATRLILFITFPATVGLILLRREIIEVLFQHGDFTAASTALTAWALPFFALGLSAFSMVKVIVPAFYALQDTRTPVKVAFAALLLNIGLNFLFIRPLQNGGPALATSLSAFFSSTALLVIFYRRYGSFGVWGIVQSVSKFAVASAALATVAYGIIHWPGLYAGAMSRKVFALGITIAAGAGTYFATATLLKTRELMEFRIVTQARPKAGVELT from the coding sequence ATGAGCGAACACCGGCACCTCCTGAAGTCTGCTTCACTCATCAGCGCCTTCACCATCATCAGCCGGATATTCGGATACATCCGTGACTCCCGGATCGCGTTCCTGCTGGGTGCGGGAACGGCGGCGGACGCCTACACCACCGCTTACAGAATCCCGAATCTGCTGCGCCGCCTCGTCGGAGAAGGTGCGGTCAGCGCGGCATTCATTCCGGTATTCACACGCTACATCGCGGAAAATAAGGAGGAGGACGGCTGGGAGTTCGCGAATACGATGCTAACCGTCATCACGATCTGTCTCACTGTGATCACCATTGCGGGGATTCTTCTTTCGCCGCTGGTGGTCCGGCTTTTCGCTCAGGGTTTCTCCGACACGCCGGGAAAGCTGGAACTCACCGCGGCGCTCAACCGCATCATGTTCCCGTACATTTTTCTGATCAGTCTATCGGCCTTATCGATGGGAATTCTGAACAGCTTTCATCGCTTCGGCGCGCCGGCCTTTGCACCGATCATTTTGAATCTGACGATGATCGTCTTTTCCTTTCTTGGCGGGCTTTTCGGCGACGTGACCCGGACGTTGGCGGTGGGTGTCGTCGTCGGTGGCGCTCTTCAACTGACGATTCAGATTCCGGTACTTTTGAAAACGGGGTGGCGAATCCGCTTCAGGTTGGATTTCCATCACCCCGGCGTCCGGCAAGTTGTCCGATTGATGGTGCCGGTCATCTTTGGAGCAGGCATCGTTCAGGTGAATGTTCTGGTCGGCACGCAATTCGCGTCATACCTCGCGGAAGGGAGCGTGACGGCGCTTTACATCGCCGACCGCGTCATGGAGTTCGTACTGGGCGCCTACGCCGTCGCGGTTTCAACAGTTATTCTGCCGTTGCTGTCGCGTCAGGCGGCGCTCCGTCAGATGGATGAGCTCAAAAACACAGTCAACTTTGCGACCCGGCTCATCCTCTTTATTACCTTTCCGGCAACGGTGGGCCTGATTCTGCTGCGCCGGGAGATTATCGAAGTCCTGTTTCAACATGGGGATTTCACCGCGGCCTCGACCGCGCTCACGGCCTGGGCGCTGCCGTTTTTCGCACTGGGTCTTTCGGCATTTTCCATGGTTAAAGTGATCGTGCCGGCCTTTTATGCGTTACAGGACACGCGCACGCCGGTGAAGGTCGCTTTCGCCGCGCTGCTGCTTAACATCGGCTTGAACTTCCTGTTTATCCGCCCGCTGCAGAACGGCGGCCCTGCACTGGCAACGTCGCTGTCGGCGTTCTTCAGTTCGACTGCGCTCCTGGTGATTTTCTACAGGCGGTACGGCTCTTTCGGCGTATGGGGCATTGTCCAATCGGTTTCGAAGTTTGCGGTGGCCTCGGCGGCTCTGGCGACCGTAGCATATGGAATCATTCATTGGCCTGGTTTGTATGCCGGAGCGATGAGCCGGAAAGTCTTCGCGCTGGGTATTACGATCGCGGCGGGTGCAGGAACCTATTTTGCGACGGCCACCCTGCTGAAAACCCGCGAGCTGATGGAGTTTCGGATCGTGACGCAGGCGCGGCCGAAGGCCGGTGTTGAATTGACATGA
- a CDS encoding carboxypeptidase regulatory-like domain-containing protein, with amino-acid sequence MFGGVPVPGATVTVTQGDKTLVTVTDPMGAYSFPDLKEGPWPVEIEMLGFAKLKGDTATTAWELKMLSMAEIKADVVHNEPAPTAAAAAPAAGNAKGAAKGAPATPRAQQTGFAQTQVNQNANAQQPANPPAQQTSSTFANASQDELNSRAADASLINGTVNNGAASPFAQLGAFGNNRRGLRPLYNGGIGLVNFDTSALDARSYSLAGANTTRPSYSKGQLTFNFGGPLKLPGIIKNNNGPNFFFGYSRTQNRTASVATGRMPTDLERMGDFSETVLPTGLPAQVIDPVTGQPFGGDMIPGQRISPQAQSLLAYFPKPNFTGNPQYNYQIPIVGVVHTDAVQTQMNKSINQRNQVNGNFAFQSSRTGNPNLFSFLDSGRSKGINAAINWTFRPTQRFSSQFGFRFGRQSITTTPFFANKLNVSGLAGITGNNQDPVNWGPTALNFTNGTGVSGLSDAQYSAVRNQTTTVSYGSFWNHGRHNIQFGGDMRRAQFNTISQQDPRGTFTFTGAIAGVDFADFLLGVPGTSEIAFGNADKYFRQTVTDLFFQDDWRINGALTLMLGARWEYETPISEKYNRLVNLSIGPNFTTIAPAIGNDLINKDPMDILPRFAFAWRPIAASSVIVRGSYGIYRNTGVYQSIANQMAQQAPLSKSLSVPNSAANPLTLANGFNATQGISQTTFAVDPNFKIGYADNWTLSVQRDLPFALQMTANYLGTKGTRLPQEFLPNTFPTGAISPTGYIFLTSNGNSTRHAGQIQVRRRLRSGFTSTLQYTYAKAIDDAPLMGGAQVATVTSAGTNVAQNWLHLDAERALSSFDQRHQLSVQGQYSTGSGVRGGALLSGWKGAVLKSWTFASALTVGSGTPETPTYFSNVAGTGVTGNLRPNVTGASITAAPEGKSLNPAAFSVPAAGQFGNAARNSITGPTQFSLNSTLGRTFPWGDRYNIDLTINAANVMNHVAFTSWNTNISAPQFGLPASANQMRILQTTVRVRF; translated from the coding sequence ATGTTCGGAGGAGTACCGGTACCGGGCGCGACGGTCACCGTCACCCAGGGAGACAAGACCCTGGTTACGGTCACGGATCCGATGGGTGCCTATTCATTTCCCGATCTGAAGGAAGGGCCCTGGCCTGTTGAGATTGAAATGCTGGGATTTGCCAAGCTCAAAGGCGATACCGCCACGACAGCGTGGGAACTGAAGATGCTTTCGATGGCAGAGATCAAGGCAGATGTCGTCCATAATGAACCCGCGCCGACTGCGGCTGCGGCCGCTCCGGCCGCCGGAAATGCCAAGGGTGCGGCCAAGGGCGCGCCGGCGACTCCACGCGCTCAGCAGACGGGCTTTGCGCAGACTCAAGTCAATCAGAACGCCAACGCCCAGCAACCGGCCAATCCTCCGGCGCAACAGACGTCGAGCACGTTCGCCAATGCGAGCCAGGACGAATTGAATTCACGGGCCGCCGACGCTTCGCTGATCAATGGAACCGTCAACAATGGAGCGGCCTCGCCGTTCGCCCAGCTTGGAGCTTTCGGCAACAACCGCCGCGGTTTGCGTCCTTTATATAATGGCGGAATCGGATTGGTGAATTTTGATACCTCAGCGCTCGATGCGCGGTCGTATTCACTGGCTGGCGCCAATACCACGAGACCGTCCTACTCGAAGGGCCAGTTGACATTCAACTTCGGCGGTCCGCTGAAGCTCCCCGGAATCATCAAGAACAACAACGGACCGAATTTCTTCTTCGGTTACAGCCGCACTCAGAACCGGACTGCCTCTGTAGCCACAGGACGCATGCCGACGGACTTGGAACGGATGGGAGATTTCTCGGAGACCGTATTGCCCACGGGGTTGCCGGCGCAGGTCATCGATCCGGTGACGGGGCAACCGTTCGGCGGCGATATGATCCCTGGACAACGGATCAGCCCGCAGGCGCAATCCCTGCTGGCCTACTTTCCCAAGCCGAATTTCACCGGGAATCCTCAATACAATTATCAGATTCCCATTGTCGGGGTGGTGCACACGGACGCCGTCCAGACTCAAATGAATAAGTCGATCAACCAGAGAAATCAGGTCAACGGGAATTTCGCCTTCCAAAGCTCACGCACCGGCAATCCGAACCTTTTCAGTTTTCTGGACTCGGGCCGATCGAAGGGCATCAATGCCGCAATCAATTGGACGTTCCGGCCGACGCAGCGGTTTTCCTCGCAATTCGGCTTTCGATTCGGCCGGCAATCCATAACGACAACGCCGTTTTTTGCGAACAAACTCAATGTTTCGGGTCTTGCCGGCATCACCGGAAATAATCAGGATCCCGTAAACTGGGGCCCGACGGCATTGAATTTCACCAACGGCACCGGCGTCTCCGGATTGTCGGACGCGCAGTATTCGGCCGTTCGAAACCAGACAACCACTGTTTCATACGGCAGTTTCTGGAACCATGGCCGCCACAATATCCAGTTCGGTGGAGACATGCGCAGGGCGCAGTTCAATACCATTTCTCAACAGGATCCGCGCGGGACATTTACCTTTACGGGCGCGATTGCGGGAGTGGATTTCGCAGACTTTCTGCTCGGAGTTCCGGGCACCAGTGAAATCGCCTTCGGTAATGCCGACAAATATTTCAGGCAGACGGTCACCGATCTGTTCTTCCAGGATGACTGGCGCATCAACGGCGCTCTGACATTGATGCTGGGTGCACGCTGGGAATATGAAACACCGATCAGCGAGAAATATAACCGTCTGGTGAACCTCAGTATCGGTCCGAATTTCACGACGATTGCTCCCGCGATCGGCAACGACCTGATCAATAAGGACCCGATGGACATTCTGCCCCGGTTTGCTTTCGCCTGGCGGCCGATCGCCGCTTCATCGGTGATCGTGCGCGGATCATATGGTATCTACCGCAACACGGGTGTTTATCAATCGATCGCGAACCAGATGGCTCAACAGGCGCCGCTTTCCAAGAGCTTAAGCGTGCCCAATTCGGCCGCAAACCCGTTGACGCTTGCGAACGGTTTCAATGCCACGCAGGGGATATCTCAGACCACATTCGCTGTCGATCCGAATTTCAAAATCGGTTATGCAGACAACTGGACGCTGTCGGTACAGCGCGATCTTCCGTTTGCGCTGCAGATGACGGCAAACTACCTCGGCACGAAAGGAACGCGCCTGCCGCAGGAGTTTCTACCGAACACATTCCCGACGGGCGCTATCAGCCCGACGGGATATATATTCCTGACATCGAACGGTAATTCGACGCGGCACGCCGGGCAGATTCAGGTACGCCGCCGGCTCCGGAGCGGGTTCACATCGACTCTGCAGTACACCTACGCCAAGGCCATCGATGACGCACCGTTGATGGGAGGCGCGCAGGTGGCTACCGTGACCTCGGCTGGTACCAATGTGGCTCAGAACTGGCTCCATCTGGATGCTGAACGCGCTTTGTCGTCTTTCGACCAGCGCCATCAGCTCTCCGTTCAGGGACAATACAGCACGGGATCCGGAGTTCGCGGCGGTGCCCTGCTCAGCGGTTGGAAGGGTGCTGTGCTCAAATCATGGACTTTCGCCTCTGCGTTGACTGTCGGAAGCGGAACGCCTGAAACGCCCACCTATTTTTCAAACGTGGCGGGCACCGGAGTTACCGGTAATCTGCGGCCCAATGTGACGGGCGCCTCTATTACCGCTGCTCCAGAGGGAAAGTCTTTGAATCCTGCGGCTTTCAGCGTTCCCGCCGCCGGTCAGTTTGGCAACGCCGCCAGAAATTCGATTACAGGCCCCACACAGTTCAGCCTGAACAGCACCCTGGGACGGACGTTCCCGTGGGGTGACCGCTATAACATCGACTTGACGATAAATGCAGCCAATGTGATGAATCACGTGGCATTTACGAGTTGGAATACGAACATCAGTGCTCCACAGTTCGGATTACCGGCCAGCGCGAATCAGATGCGCATCCTGCAGACAACAGTGCGAGTGAGGTTCTAA